Proteins from a single region of Segatella copri:
- a CDS encoding inositol-3-phosphate synthase, producing the protein MEKMNVKPAEGKLGILVVGCGAVATTFMTGVFMTRKGLAKPVGSMTLYDKIRVGKGADKKYLHYKDIVPLADLNDIVFGTWDVYPQNAYQAAMYAEVLKEKDINPVREELEKVVPMKAAFDKNYAKRLDGDNVKDCKTRWEMVEALRQDIRDFKEKNGCARIVVIWAASTEIYVPVDMKIHGTLAALEAAMKADDRQHVAPSMCYAYAALTEGAPFIMGAPNTTVDIPAMWELAEKTKMPIAGKDFKTGQTLVKSGFAPIIGTRCLGLNGWFSTNILGNRDGLVLDEPANFHTKEVSKLSTLETILKPEAQPDLYGHGNDEDTQYYHKVRINYYPPRNDNKEGWDNIDIFGWMGYPMQIKINFLCRDSILAAPLLLDLTLLSDLAARAGRFGIQRFLSFFLKAPMHDYTKGEEPVNHLYQQYTMLKNAIREMGGYEADEEID; encoded by the coding sequence ATGGAAAAAATGAATGTTAAACCAGCAGAAGGTAAGCTGGGAATCTTGGTTGTTGGTTGTGGCGCAGTAGCTACTACCTTCATGACCGGTGTTTTCATGACTCGTAAGGGCCTTGCGAAGCCAGTAGGTTCAATGACTCTGTACGACAAGATTCGTGTTGGCAAGGGTGCAGACAAGAAATATCTGCACTACAAGGACATCGTTCCTCTTGCAGACCTTAATGATATCGTATTCGGTACTTGGGATGTTTATCCGCAGAATGCTTATCAGGCAGCTATGTATGCTGAGGTATTGAAGGAGAAAGATATCAACCCTGTACGCGAGGAGTTGGAGAAGGTAGTACCAATGAAGGCTGCATTCGACAAGAACTATGCAAAGCGTCTTGATGGCGACAATGTGAAGGATTGCAAGACCCGCTGGGAGATGGTAGAGGCTCTTCGTCAGGATATCCGCGACTTCAAGGAGAAGAACGGTTGTGCCCGTATCGTTGTTATCTGGGCAGCATCTACCGAAATCTATGTTCCTGTAGATATGAAGATTCATGGTACATTGGCAGCACTTGAGGCTGCAATGAAGGCTGACGACCGCCAGCATGTAGCTCCATCCATGTGCTACGCTTATGCTGCTTTGACAGAGGGTGCTCCTTTCATCATGGGTGCTCCTAATACAACTGTTGATATTCCTGCTATGTGGGAACTCGCAGAGAAGACCAAGATGCCTATCGCCGGTAAGGACTTCAAGACAGGTCAGACTCTTGTCAAGAGTGGTTTCGCTCCTATCATCGGTACCCGTTGTCTCGGCTTGAATGGCTGGTTCTCTACCAATATTCTCGGCAACCGTGATGGTCTCGTTCTCGATGAACCAGCTAATTTCCATACCAAGGAGGTAAGTAAACTCTCAACTCTTGAGACAATCCTGAAACCAGAAGCTCAGCCAGATCTCTATGGTCATGGTAACGATGAAGATACTCAGTACTATCACAAGGTTCGTATCAACTATTATCCACCTCGTAACGATAACAAGGAGGGTTGGGATAATATCGATATCTTCGGCTGGATGGGTTACCCAATGCAGATTAAGATTAACTTCCTCTGCCGTGACTCTATCCTTGCTGCTCCATTGCTGCTCGACCTTACATTGTTGAGCGATCTTGCTGCTCGTGCAGGCCGTTTCGGAATCCAGCGTTTCTTGAGTTTCTTCCTCAAGGCACCTATGCACGATTATACTAAGGGTGAAGAGCCTGTAAACCATCTCTACCAGCAGTATACGATGCTGAAGAATGCTATCCGTGAGATGGGAGGTTACGAGGCCGATGAGGAAATCGACTAA